GGAAGCCATGTTTCAATTGCGAGACACGATACCAGCCATTGTTGACAAGCCAAATGCGCTTTCTTATGATCCGAGTACCATGGGAACTTCGATTGCGCTCCACAACGTACACTTTGCTTACCCAACTGCAGCGAATCAACGACCAATTTTGAACGGCACCACGCTGGACATTGCTCAAGGCAAAACAGTCGCCTTCGTTGGTTCTTCCGGTTGCGGCAAGAGCACAATTCTCCGATTACTCTATCGTTTTTACCATCCTGATCAAGGATTGATTTCCGTCGGTGGTCATGATATTCAGGACATGACGAAATATTCTCTGCAACGTGCCATAGCTGTTGTTCCGCAGGATACCGTTCTGTTTCACGAGTCCATCGCGTACAACATTCAATACGGAGATTTGAGCGCGTCCTGGGATGAAGTGATTGAAGCtgccaaaaaggccaagataCACGATACGATTATGAGTTTTCCGGATGGCTACGAAACGGTAGTGGGAGAGCGTGGTCTCAAACTTTCGGGTGGTGAAAAGCAGCGCGTGGCCATTGCTCGGGCCATTTTAAAGAACGCCCCAATCTTATTGTGCGACGAGCCAACGTCGTCCCTCGATAGTGAAACGGAAACAGATATTATGAGTAACCTCAAAGATGTTGGCAAAGGGCGGACCACGTTGATCATTGCGCATCGACTGTCCACCATTCAAGATTGCGATGAAATTATTGTCATGAATCGCGGGATGGTCGTGGAGCGCGGCACACATGATGAGCTGATCGCCATGGGTGGCCGATACACGGAATTAATCAAGATGCAAGAGGCGGTAgttgacgaagacgaaaatTAAACCGGCAATTTAATTTTATACCTTTTTACAACTCTGTCATTTCATTTGCTGTTATTGTTCTTGACGCGATTTCCAGGTTTGCATCTTAAAGCGTTACTACTAGGATTTTGCTTTAAAGGATGGTCTTGAAAATTTCCAAAGCTTTATTCATTTCCTCTAGCTCTCGAGACATGGCCTGGTACTTTTGCAGGAAACCGGGTGAATCCTGCGTACACTGCAGGAGCATATCATCCGTAGTACTCCAAAGTGCCTCTTGTATCACATCGGCTAGCGAGCGAAAGATCTCCCAACAAATCATGGGTGTTCGGTCAACCACTCTCTTGGTTGCAACCTGTCCGTAGCTTTCCAATACAATCTCCATCTCTTCCGCCATATGATCTTCAACAGATTTTTGTTGGCACCGTTCAAAGACGCCATCCATGATTGTCTTGATCGCCTGTGTATCATAAACTCCCTCTTGATCCAAGCGCAGAGAAACCTCAAGCTCCCGCTTGAGGCTTCGGTGTCGAGCCTCAGCAATACTTTGAAAGAGGACATGATCCTGTGTGTAAGGATGTTTCTCTGTCTTCAAATGAGACTGGAGCTGGCTGTGTCcctgttccaaaagctcgtcgGCAGCGTGTCGACTGAGACGCTCAATCAAAGAACGAAGAGAAGGGTAGCGGTTAGGAGTGACAGAACGTTGTATTGATTCAACAACCGTACTCATTAGTATTTCCCGTGTGCGCTCCAATAGTGATGTGCATCGAGGTTTCCAGTCCTCTTCTATAAAGTCTTCAACGATGTTTCTGAAAATGTCAACGTTCAGAAAGCAGGCGAGATCATCCGTTCGGTTTTCCGCAATTTTCTCTTTGAGCCATGAAGGGTCTGTACGCACACTGCTCAGCGGAATTTTACGCAAAGTATCAAAGAAATTATTGTTGCGAGCGATAAAGACTTTCGAGCCGTCAGACCAGACATCATCTTTTTCTACGACGTCTTGAGACAGTAATCCAACACATTCAAAGAGCGCTTCGGAGTGGATGTCCTCATCATCTACGTAGTCCACACACGCAAATGTTTCATCGAGATGCACAACCTGGCCACGCACTGATCCGCGCGAGGACGTCACGAGAACATTTGCTCCTTCCACTACCGTCCTGATTGTGCCCAGTGACCCTTGTCGAATGTGGTTCATAAATTCCGAACAAGCTTCGTGCAACGCTGCCGCTCCAGACGGCTTCTTCACGCCCCGTCCTTTTCCACTCAGGGACGCTTTCAACTGCGCAACAAGAGTTTGGCAAATATCTTGGTAGTATCGACGTCGATCCACAATGGTATGATGTGGGTTGCCCATTTCCTCTATTACTGTCGCTGCCTTGTCCCGCTTTTGTCGGATCTCCCGAAGTATACTCGGCACAGACTGCCGGATCATGGCCATTTGCAAGTCCCCTAGTTTGGCCCGCAGTCGATGCGTCCCAAAGACGCTCCGATCCGTCACACTTTTCCACGGATCATTCGTATCAAAGTAACATTGCTCTTCCGCCAGACCCTGTTCGAGTGTCTCGCTTCGATCGAGTGCAGCCTGTCCCCGCCCTTTCACCATATGAAACCCGAGGCTGAATGTCATTTTCTTCCCTAGCAAAAGGTCGACGACGTCACTCTCGGCACCTTCGTCGATCAAGTCAGGTTTGGTGATGACGGGGATGGTTCGAATGGTCTGTGGATCAACCTGCATGGCGTCGGCCATAATTTGGGAATTGTGAAAGTCTACGTTTGCTGGTACCACGGCTAGAATCACGCAACGGCTGTTCCGCAAGTAATCGTCCATTAAAGCTTCGACGTCTTCCACCAATGTTTCACTTTCGTCCCGAGCTTTCGAACGAACCGTCCCCGGTAAATCGATGAGCGTCAGGTCTTGCATATTGGGTGCCTGAATTTGGAGAGAAACCACGTCGGGCGCCACCTCCTTGCCGGTGTGAGTCAAAACGAATTGCTGCGCTTCCAAGATGATACCAGGAATCTTCTCCCAGAGGCTTTCGGAAAGAATGCGTTCGCCAAAGTCCGGTCGTTCCGTCTCGTGGGAACGCCACTGGACCGTGACTCGAGCTAGCGTCGTCCCCGAACGTTTCATGTGGATCATGATTGGGCACCGTGTGGTCATCTTGTGCGAAGACGGCAGCTCCACCAGCGATAGGTTGCTTAACAGTGAGCTCTTACCGCTGGAGGTGTCGCCCATGACGCAAATAGTTGGCAAGTCCATCCATTTCGACACATTCGTCGAATCCGTCAATCGATCCATGAATTCTCGCAGTGCCGTATTTCCAGGAAGGTCCACCATTTCGGCTTTGGTTTCGCTTTGTTCGATGCTACCATTTTCTGTGGAAGGCCAAGGCTCCATGGTAGACGGAGAGGTGCGTCTACAGAATGATGGTGGGTGGGTGCCGATAAAGCGGAGAGATGTGAGAAACCGGGCAGTCCGTTCGACCGAGCAACTGTTGTAGTGCAACATAAGTTAGTCTTGTAGACGGATCTGGACGTATGGACGACAGACGGAATCAAAGTTTGGATGACCAAGTTGAGCTCGGCAGACGCAAACTATTCAATATTACAACTGATCTATTTAAGAAGTGCAAGCCGACCACGACACATGGAAACGCAGGCAGCACTGGGGATGGGAGCCCGAGATTCACAGTGTGGAGAGGCGCTCGCCGGCTTGGAGTCACTCGTCAACAGTCTGCCGAGGAATACAACAGATGCTGTCCGTCGCACCTCGTTGGCCACTCACTGTCGCGTGCCGTCTCAACGCGGGTGATTTGGGGACATTCAGGAGAATGAGATTGATCGCGAGGAACGTCGGGAACATAGAGCTTTACGCGAAAGACAAGGGGCGGGGGAAAAAGGAAAGATTTATAATGGCGGCGACTGAAAAGTGCTAGTAGTCGGCGAGCTTTCCTTTCAATTTAGTATAATAAGCATTGAGCGTTTACGGAGTTGTGTAATTGATAGTCGTTGTTTGGGACGTCTTTTCTCGTACGGTTGATATTTGGTGTAGGCTCAACGATGCGTGTGTAGTGATAATGAGTGTATGGGTGCTGGGGTGGGTGGCCAAGTGGGGGTTCCGAATGTGGGTTGGGCAAACCCCGGTAGCAGTGGAATCGCCCACGTGAGTGGAATGCAGAGAGTTTTTAGGATCGCGTTTGGGGTATTGGAAATGGCGTTGCGATTGCTGGTTGCTCTCGGTGATTGCCTTTTACTTGATTTGTACGGTCCATGGGAGGGCGTTCAAGACGACCTGGGGCACAAACTTTTGCGGCACTTTGGTTTGGTAGTCATCGTAGTCGGGGAACTGTGCGGCGAGGGCGTCTTCTTCGAAATCGGATTTGAGGTCGAGTAGGTACCAGAGTGCGGCGGTGAGTAGGAGTCGGGTGGCGGATCCGGATACGATGGCGAAtccggcggcggcggcgagCAGTCCGGCGTAGACGGGGTGTCGTACTTGTCCGTAGATACCGTCGCGGACGAGACCCTGAGTGTTGGAAGAAGGGACGGGCCAGGGACTGAGGGAAGCGCCGAGTCCGTTCAATCCTAGGAGCGTGGTCCCGATGCCGAGTAGGAGGAGTCCGGGTCCGAGTAGGAAGAATAAAAAGTCACCGACGACGGGAACGCCACCGAAGAAGATGGCGCCGAGTAGAACGAACTGGGCGACGACGTATACTTCCCCGCGTTTGCCGAATTCCCCGTCGCTGACGTTCTTGACGATTTGGTCCTTGTTGTcgagcaaagaagaaaagtcGACGTCGTTGACCATTTTGGTGAGGTCCGAGACgggtgacgacgatgatgacgacgacggggTGGAACTCTTGTTGTCCGTGTTCATGGAGTAGAGAAGAGTAGGGGTGCGGGGGAAGGAGCAAGGTGTTTGCGCGTACGACGGCGACCCCTGGACGGCGCCATTGGAACCGCGGTGGGACAGAGTCGGCGAGAGCAACGCCATTGCCGGGAAAGCACCGAGGGCAAGGACGCAGAGGAGTGTCAGGGAACCGGAGTGTATCATGGTCATGGAGTAACAGGATGGGTGGTAGGGGGGAGGAAGAGAGACGCAGTCGGGGGATGAGAcgagacgaccaaaggcaaCACGATCAACTGGGAAAAGGATGTATGAGAGACGACTCGGAAAGGGAAAGAAGATGGACTACGTGAGCACGgcaacaaatcttccaaCGGGTTCGGTCCGTCGGTGGTCTTGGGCGGGGGCGGTGTCTCCGAATTCCGTGGATGGAATCGTACTGGTACCGTTACGCGTACAGCTAGCTTATTCTCAGCACGGTAGCTACGTAGCAATCAAACAACCGACAAGCAAAGACGGACATCCTCACACTGTGAAAGATCCGAACCCGGCAGATCCGAACCCAGATTCTGTAGGTCTACTATAAAGCGGTACCAGATTCCTACCTACCAACCTACCTACGGTATTGGAAAGATACCTCTGTTGACAGTTCTGTAAGTGGAGCTCTTTGAACCCGGAATGTGGAACCCGGAGCTAAAGGAAAAAGATTGTCCATAACGGTTGGTATCCCACACTAGTCTTAATTTTTAGTCACATACGCTATTTGTATCGAGGGACTGGACATACGAAATTGTCGTCTGTGACTCATCACTATGTACGTCGTTCTGCATGCGACGTACCAAGATGTGTCCGGAGCTTGGATCGCGCCATACTGACGGTGCGGAGGCGAGGGTgcggggggggggggaacGCCGTGCACGCGCGAGCGAGGGACGATTTCGTACCACTCGTGGGCCAAGGTGCACCAACAGAGTCGGCGTGGGCGGACGCTGCAACGGTACATTATCGTCTCCGTTTTCCCCCCACCGGTTTGGGTGTGGTGTTGcaccatgacgacgacgacgaccaacaAAGTACCGAGTCCAGAGTGTATCTACAAAGACAGCGACggcgatggcgacgacgacgatgccgacTTTTGCTTTGCCGTTCCCCAAAGTGTACACGATCGAGTCGCATCGCAAGCCGACGAAAGCAACAGCGCCGTTGTTGTTCTGGGAGAGTCTCACGaaaatcacagtcaggtaCGTGTAcaagtgtgtgtgtgtgtttgtttCAAGAATGGCAATTGTCTGTACTAGGGCAACGTACTACGTGTCACTGTCTGTCCATTCGATTGACTGCTGTAAATCCCTCCATTTCTCGTCCCTCACGttcgttttcgttcggtaCATCTCGATATCAACATCGATACAGTCACAATCTTTGTGGCAGTCGCAATCCCAACCGACGCAAGAAATCCTCACGCAGAATGTCGACTTGACACAAAtggccgacgacgactttgcggCGACTTGCTGTTCTTCGCCGTTGCCTCCGTACAGTCCTCCGGATCCCCGACAGATTCCCTGGGCACGTCTCTTGCCTCCCACCAGTCACAGTGGGACCAGTGTCGAGCTTCTACCCCGTTCCCCACAAGACCGCTCCTCGGCGGAGCCGACCCATCGTGTCCGCAGCGGCGCCACCGAGAGCGGTACCGTCGCACTCATGGGGTTGTCCGGATTGCAGCCGTCCCACATCTTTAACGAATACGTCATTGGACGCAGTACCAGCAAATGCCACGTCCTCGCCACCAAACCATCACCCGAACTCGACACACGCGAACGCGCCCTCCACGATTGGGCCTACGGTATGATTTCCAACCAGCACTGCAAACTGTACTGCAGGCTAGACGATACTACATCCTTCACCACGCCGCAGCAGCATCCCGTATCGTATCACGTATGGTTGGAAGATTCCAGTGGCAACGGAACCGTCATCAACACCAATACTCTACTAAGACGTGGGGAAAAACGACGATTGCACAGTGGCGACCAAATTTGTTTGGTACAGGCCGCCACACTCCGCAAAAAAATTCGGTCCGCCAAAACGCTGGAAACCATCCTTCAAAAGTACACCTACGTCTTTGTCAACGCCTGGAACGGGCCCGTCGCCGGTGACGCCCCGGGAGGTGACGGCTCCCACTCGTGGTCCTTCCACTCCGCTTCCAAAAACGCGGCTCGGCGTCGCTCGCTATCGTTGGGCAGTGCGTCCAAGCGATCCTCCGTCACACGCAAGGCTGCCGTCAACGCCAGGGCCACGGCCAATCATTCACCCCGAATCTCGCCCGTCCACGATGACCGACACCGTCGACAAGCTGCTCCCTGGCGACGTCCGTCACCCACCAAAGTATTATCCTCCCTTTCGTACTCGCACACCCGTCGC
The genomic region above belongs to Phaeodactylum tricornutum CCAP 1055/1 chromosome 16, whole genome shotgun sequence and contains:
- a CDS encoding predicted protein, with the protein product MTMIHSGSLTLLCVLALGAFPAMALLSPTLSHRGSNGAVQGSPSYAQTPCSFPRTPTLLYSMNTDNKSSTPSSSSSSSPVSDLTKMVNDVDFSSLLDNKDQIVKNVSDGEFGKRGEVYVVAQFVLLGAIFFGGVPVVGDFLFFLLGPGLLLLGIGTTLLGLNGLGASLSPWPVPSSNTQGLVRDGIYGQVRHPVYAGLLAAAAGFAIVSGSATRLLLTAALWYLLDLKSDFEEDALAAQFPDYDDYQTKVPQKFVPQVVLNALPWTVQIK
- a CDS encoding predicted protein, with amino-acid sequence MDLPTICVMGDTSSGKSSLLSNLSLVELPSSHKMTTRCPIMIHMKRSGTTLARVTVQWRSHETERPDFGERILSESLWEKIPGIILEAQQFVLTHTGKEVAPDVVSLQIQAPNMQDLTLIDLPGTVRSKARDESETLVEDVEALMDDYLRNSRCVILAVVPANVDFHNSQIMADAMQVDPQTIRTIPVITKPDLIDEGAESDVVDLLLGKKMTFSLGFHMVKGRGQAALDRSETLEQGLAEEQCYFDTNDPWKSVTDRSVFGTHRLRAKLGDLQMAMIRQSVPSI